In Pseudomonas nunensis, a single window of DNA contains:
- a CDS encoding SulP family inorganic anion transporter has protein sequence MARALSLADNPNRWRDLLAGLSIAGLLLPEAVAYSSIAAVPPQAGVIALFAGLLCYGLLGTSRFAIVSATSSSAAVLAAATATLANGEAGLRMTLAIGLVLVTGGFFLLAGLFKLGSVTSFIAKPVLRGFALGLAATIILKQVASIVDVHLSNGNLIRFVPQLLEQWPQWNRVGLLVAAVALLVLWVCARFRRVPGGLLVVALGIAAGQWLNLPAYGVDLIGVIDLSLEVPRLPVLPFADWLRLGELAFAMVMILYAESYGSISSFALKHGDRVYSNRDLLALGAANLLSGLFHGMPAGAGYSATSANEAAGAGSRLAGMVAAAVVLLIVLTVLPYIALTPEPVLAAIVIHALARGLSLQPLGRYFIWRRDRVLVICAVAAVLVLGVLDGLLVAVAISVVLMLKQMSSADIQVLGQMDGGHDYVDVQRHPDAMQIPGVLIVRPSEALFFANVERILGGALRLARHASPPVHTIILSLEESPDLDGTSIEALEAFFLQVRAEDKLLILARLKHEAKAVLALLPAQELEQVVLSGLSVDGAVQQALKPST, from the coding sequence ATGGCTCGTGCGCTGTCCCTTGCCGATAATCCCAACCGTTGGCGAGACCTCTTGGCCGGGCTGTCGATTGCCGGTTTGCTGTTACCGGAGGCGGTGGCCTACTCCAGTATCGCCGCCGTGCCGCCCCAGGCCGGGGTGATCGCGCTGTTTGCCGGTTTGCTGTGCTACGGACTGCTGGGTACCAGCCGCTTTGCCATTGTTTCCGCGACCTCATCTTCGGCGGCGGTTCTCGCAGCTGCCACCGCCACGTTGGCCAATGGCGAAGCCGGCCTGCGCATGACCCTGGCCATCGGCCTGGTGCTGGTCACCGGCGGGTTCTTCCTGCTGGCCGGGCTGTTCAAGCTCGGCAGCGTCACCTCTTTTATCGCCAAACCGGTACTGCGTGGCTTTGCCCTGGGCCTGGCGGCGACCATCATCCTCAAGCAGGTCGCGAGCATTGTTGACGTGCACCTGAGCAACGGCAACCTGATCCGTTTCGTCCCGCAACTGCTGGAACAGTGGCCGCAGTGGAACCGCGTCGGCTTGCTGGTCGCGGCGGTGGCACTGCTGGTGTTGTGGGTGTGCGCGCGGTTTCGGCGGGTGCCGGGCGGATTGCTGGTGGTGGCGCTCGGCATCGCCGCCGGCCAGTGGCTGAACCTGCCGGCCTACGGGGTGGACCTGATCGGCGTGATTGACCTGAGCCTGGAAGTGCCCCGGCTGCCGGTGTTGCCGTTTGCCGACTGGCTGCGCCTCGGGGAACTGGCGTTTGCCATGGTGATGATTCTGTACGCCGAATCCTACGGCTCGATCAGCTCCTTTGCGCTCAAGCATGGCGACCGGGTCTACTCGAACCGCGACCTGCTGGCCCTCGGCGCGGCGAATCTGTTGTCCGGCCTGTTTCATGGCATGCCGGCGGGCGCCGGTTACTCCGCGACCTCGGCGAACGAGGCAGCGGGTGCCGGGTCACGGCTGGCCGGTATGGTTGCGGCGGCGGTGGTGTTGCTGATCGTCCTGACGGTGTTGCCCTACATCGCCCTGACGCCTGAACCGGTGCTGGCCGCCATCGTCATTCATGCCCTGGCGCGAGGCTTGAGCCTGCAGCCATTGGGCCGTTATTTCATCTGGCGTCGCGACCGTGTGCTGGTGATCTGCGCGGTGGCGGCGGTGCTGGTGTTGGGTGTGCTGGACGGCTTGCTGGTGGCGGTGGCGATCAGCGTGGTGCTGATGCTCAAGCAGATGTCATCGGCAGATATCCAAGTGCTGGGGCAAATGGACGGCGGTCACGATTACGTTGATGTGCAACGCCATCCTGATGCCATGCAGATCCCTGGCGTGCTGATTGTGCGGCCCAGTGAGGCGCTGTTTTTTGCCAATGTGGAACGGATTCTCGGCGGCGCGCTGAGGCTGGCCCGGCATGCGTCGCCACCCGTGCACACGATCATTCTCAGCCTGGAAGAGTCGCCCGATCTGGACGGCACCAGCATCGAAGCGCTGGAAGCGTTCTTTTTGCAGGTGCGGGCGGAGGACAAGTTGTTGATCCTGGCGCGACTCAAGCACGAGGCCAAAGCGGTGCTGGCGTTGTTGCCGGCGCAGGAGTTGGAGCAGGTGGTACTCAGTGGGTTGAGTGTCGATGGTGCGGTCCAACAAGCCCTAAAGCCATCCACATAA
- a CDS encoding HAAAP family serine/threonine permease produces the protein MNDQANSVDERYVAAKPVVIEGWNRQDTTWMLGLFGTAIGAGTLFLPINAGLGGFWPLLVLAVLAFPMTFYAHRGLTRFVLSGREGADITEVVEEHFGIKAGALITLLYFFAIFPILLIYSVALTNTVGSFLEHQLHIMPPPRAILSFVLILGLLAVVRCGEQVIVKAMSLMVYPFIVALLFLAVFLIPHWNGGILSTASTLPEPSALLHTLWLAIPVMVFSFNHSPIISAFAVDQKRRYGEHAEERSSQILSRAHALMVVMVLFFVFSCVLTLSPAQLAEAKAQNLSILSYLANHFSNPTIAFAAPLIAFVAISKSFLGHYIGASEGLKGLIVKSGKRPSPKALDRMTAAFMLVVCWIVATLNPSILGMIETLGGPVIAAILFLMPMYAIRKVPAMARYRGQASNVFVTAVGLVAISALVYSLTA, from the coding sequence ATGAATGATCAGGCCAATAGCGTCGACGAACGCTATGTAGCGGCGAAACCAGTAGTTATTGAAGGCTGGAATCGCCAAGACACAACCTGGATGCTCGGCCTGTTTGGCACGGCGATCGGGGCCGGTACTTTGTTTCTGCCGATCAACGCGGGCCTGGGCGGTTTCTGGCCGCTGCTGGTGCTGGCGGTATTGGCGTTCCCGATGACGTTTTATGCCCACCGTGGCCTGACCCGTTTCGTGTTGTCCGGTCGCGAAGGCGCGGACATCACCGAAGTGGTCGAAGAACACTTCGGCATCAAGGCCGGTGCGCTGATCACCTTGCTGTACTTCTTCGCGATCTTCCCGATCCTGCTGATCTACAGCGTGGCGCTGACCAACACCGTTGGCAGCTTCCTCGAACATCAACTGCACATCATGCCGCCGCCACGGGCGATTCTGTCGTTCGTGCTGATCCTCGGCCTGCTCGCGGTGGTGCGTTGCGGCGAGCAGGTGATCGTCAAGGCCATGAGCCTGATGGTCTATCCGTTCATCGTTGCGCTGCTGTTCCTGGCAGTGTTCCTGATTCCACACTGGAACGGTGGCATCCTCAGCACCGCGTCCACGCTGCCTGAACCGTCGGCACTGCTGCACACGTTGTGGCTGGCGATCCCGGTGATGGTGTTCTCGTTCAACCACTCGCCGATCATCTCGGCGTTTGCGGTGGACCAGAAGCGTCGCTACGGCGAACACGCTGAAGAGCGCAGCTCGCAGATCCTGTCCCGCGCCCACGCCTTGATGGTGGTGATGGTGCTGTTCTTCGTCTTCAGTTGCGTGCTGACCCTGTCCCCGGCGCAACTGGCCGAAGCCAAGGCGCAGAACCTGTCGATCCTGTCGTACCTGGCCAACCACTTCAGCAACCCGACCATCGCCTTCGCCGCGCCGTTGATTGCTTTCGTGGCGATTTCCAAGTCGTTCCTGGGCCACTACATCGGCGCCAGCGAAGGCTTGAAAGGCCTGATCGTGAAGAGCGGCAAGCGTCCGTCGCCCAAAGCCCTGGACCGCATGACCGCTGCATTTATGTTGGTGGTTTGCTGGATCGTCGCGACCCTGAACCCGAGCATCCTCGGCATGATCGAAACCCTCGGTGGCCCGGTTATCGCGGCGATCCTGTTCCTGATGCCGATGTACGCGATCCGCAAAGTGCCGGCCATGGCGCGCTATCGCGGCCAGGCGTCCAACGTGTTTGTCACGGCGGTGGGCCTGGTGGCGATTTCGGCGTTGGTTTATTCGCTGACAGCTTAA
- the tssA gene encoding type VI secretion system protein TssA, whose translation MNMPSTPLPELIDRLLEPISSEAPCGQDLRYEREFDQARELRREDDTSLPTGVWQSSIKRAQWPELEKLTTSLLLERSKDLMLSAWLGEAWLHQDGLEGLPGSLALVAGLCERYPEHLYPQAEDGDQSWRVIPLEWLARRYTEVLLTRVPLLEPRNGEFDGLCLDAWRRLQVQQVLVNDSKGAKTSAENARGEQKKINEQIRATPLSFWLHNQGSLLLSLQHLQRLEAWSDAYLGDQAPGFKGLQDVITALLTLVQEFIAMHPRQSTEVPVETAPVVASGPAEVAVAPQVFREPASREEAYRQLLLIAEYLARTEPHSPVPYLIRRGVEWGNKPLSELLGELISADAESRRLWTLLGVL comes from the coding sequence TTGAATATGCCTTCGACACCGCTGCCGGAATTGATTGACCGCTTGCTGGAACCGATCAGCAGCGAGGCGCCTTGTGGTCAGGATTTGCGTTATGAACGTGAATTCGACCAGGCCCGGGAGCTGCGCCGAGAGGACGATACGAGCCTGCCGACCGGGGTTTGGCAGTCGTCGATCAAACGTGCGCAATGGCCCGAGCTGGAGAAACTGACAACGAGCCTGCTGCTGGAGCGCAGCAAAGACTTGATGCTCAGTGCCTGGCTTGGCGAGGCGTGGTTGCATCAGGATGGACTGGAAGGGTTGCCGGGCAGTCTGGCGCTGGTCGCCGGGTTGTGTGAACGCTATCCCGAGCACCTGTATCCGCAGGCGGAGGACGGTGATCAGTCGTGGCGGGTGATCCCGCTCGAATGGCTGGCCCGGCGCTACACCGAAGTGCTGCTGACCCGGGTGCCGCTGCTGGAGCCGCGTAACGGCGAATTCGATGGTTTATGCCTGGACGCCTGGCGGCGTTTGCAGGTGCAGCAGGTGCTGGTGAATGACAGCAAGGGCGCGAAAACCTCGGCGGAAAACGCCCGGGGCGAACAGAAGAAAATCAACGAGCAGATTCGCGCCACGCCGTTGTCCTTCTGGCTTCACAACCAAGGCAGCCTGTTGTTGAGCCTGCAGCATTTGCAGCGGCTGGAAGCCTGGAGCGACGCCTATCTCGGCGACCAGGCGCCGGGCTTCAAAGGCTTGCAGGATGTCATCACGGCGTTATTGACGCTGGTTCAGGAGTTCATCGCCATGCACCCACGACAGTCCACCGAGGTTCCTGTTGAAACTGCGCCGGTGGTGGCTTCAGGTCCTGCCGAGGTCGCGGTAGCGCCGCAGGTGTTTCGTGAACCCGCGAGTCGTGAAGAGGCGTATCGGCAACTGTTGCTGATCGCCGAATACCTGGCCCGCACCGAACCCCACAGCCCGGTGCCGTACTTGATCCGGCGCGGGGTGGAGTGGGGGAACAAGCCGTTGAGTGAATTGTTGGGAGAACTGATTTCGGCGGATGCTGAATCGCGGCGGCTTTGGACGCTACTGGGCGTCCTCTAA
- a CDS encoding 2-hydroxyacid dehydrogenase — protein MTATVLVLVETINDYLPILEHQGFHLILAPTPAERAQAIASHGSRIDAVLTRGPLGLYAEEIAELPALKIICVIGAGYEHVDLQAASDRGITVTNGAGVNASSVADHAMALLLSLVRDIPRADAAVRRGEWPKIMRPSLAGKRLGILGLGAVGMAIAKRAGNGFDMSVSYHNRQHRSDVPYSYCSTPTELARASDFLIVATPGGVGTQHLINRQVLDALGPNGFLVNIARASVVVTADLISALEQRRIGGAALDVFDHEPKVPDALKALTNVILTPHVAGLSPEATQGTVELVGKNLVAFFAGRPVLTPITLPMSVITRTV, from the coding sequence ATGACTGCAACCGTCCTGGTATTGGTTGAAACCATCAATGACTATTTACCGATTCTCGAACATCAGGGCTTTCATCTGATTCTGGCGCCTACGCCTGCCGAACGAGCCCAAGCCATAGCCTCACACGGATCGCGCATCGATGCCGTGCTGACTCGCGGCCCGCTGGGTTTATATGCCGAAGAGATTGCCGAGCTGCCCGCGCTGAAAATCATCTGCGTGATCGGCGCCGGTTATGAACACGTCGACCTGCAAGCAGCCAGCGACCGTGGCATTACCGTAACCAATGGCGCCGGGGTCAATGCCTCGTCGGTGGCCGACCATGCGATGGCGTTGTTGTTGTCGCTGGTGCGTGACATTCCCCGGGCCGATGCCGCCGTGCGCCGTGGCGAATGGCCGAAGATCATGCGCCCTTCCCTGGCCGGCAAACGCCTGGGCATTCTCGGGCTGGGGGCGGTCGGTATGGCGATCGCCAAGCGTGCGGGCAACGGCTTCGACATGAGCGTGAGTTATCACAATCGTCAGCACCGTAGCGATGTGCCCTACAGCTACTGCTCGACGCCGACGGAACTGGCCCGGGCTTCGGACTTTTTGATCGTCGCCACGCCTGGCGGAGTGGGCACGCAGCACTTGATCAACCGCCAGGTGCTGGACGCACTGGGGCCTAACGGCTTTCTGGTCAACATTGCCCGGGCCAGCGTCGTGGTCACGGCGGATCTGATCAGCGCCCTGGAACAACGAAGAATTGGTGGCGCCGCGCTGGATGTGTTCGACCACGAACCCAAAGTCCCCGACGCCCTCAAGGCCTTGACCAACGTGATCCTGACACCCCATGTCGCCGGCCTGTCCCCGGAAGCGACCCAAGGCACCGTGGAACTGGTGGGCAAAAACCTGGTGGCATTCTTTGCCGGCCGTCCGGTGTTGACGCCGATTACGTTACCGATGTCTGTGATTACCCGGACGGTCTGA
- a CDS encoding TetR/AcrR family transcriptional regulator: protein MPRVSRKQAELNREIIVEAATRLFRERGLHGISVVDVMGAAGLTHGGFYGHFESKEALAQEACSRAFSQSLERWKQRIDDSSDPLSARESIIAPYLSVANRDNPGESCPVTAFAGDMCHETAESGLHQTYTQGLEALLQMLTPLMGADQPEANRQRALVDYSLMVGALTLARATRGEALSEEILDAARGFLSADTTPVA from the coding sequence ATGCCCCGAGTCTCCCGCAAACAAGCCGAACTCAACCGCGAAATCATCGTCGAGGCCGCCACGCGGCTGTTTCGTGAGCGCGGCCTGCATGGGATCAGCGTCGTCGACGTGATGGGCGCCGCCGGTCTGACTCACGGCGGGTTCTACGGACACTTCGAGTCCAAGGAAGCCCTGGCGCAAGAGGCCTGCAGCCGGGCGTTCAGCCAATCGCTGGAACGCTGGAAGCAGAGAATCGACGACAGCAGCGACCCACTCTCGGCCCGCGAAAGCATCATCGCGCCGTACCTGTCAGTGGCCAATCGCGACAATCCGGGGGAAAGCTGCCCGGTGACCGCGTTTGCCGGCGATATGTGCCACGAAACGGCTGAAAGCGGTTTGCACCAGACCTACACCCAAGGCCTGGAAGCCTTGCTGCAAATGCTCACGCCGCTGATGGGTGCAGATCAGCCCGAAGCCAATCGGCAACGGGCGCTGGTGGATTACTCGCTGATGGTCGGCGCCCTGACCCTGGCCCGGGCGACTCGCGGGGAGGCGTTGTCCGAGGAAATCCTCGATGCGGCGCGAGGTTTTCTGTCGGCGGACACCACGCCGGTCGCGTAA
- the acnB gene encoding bifunctional aconitate hydratase 2/2-methylisocitrate dehydratase, translating to MLEAYRKHIEERAALGIVPQPLNAEQTAGLVELLKNPPAGEEAFLVDLITNRIPPGVDEAAYVKAGFLSALAKGEATSPLIDKKRAVELLGTMQGGYNIVTLVDLLDSAELAPVAAAQLKHTLLMFDAFHDVAEKARNGNEHAKGVIQSWADGEWFRNRPTLADKISLRVFKVTGETNTDDLSPAPDAWSRPDIPLHALAMLKMAREGIVPDAQGVTGPMKQIEEMRGQGFPIAYVGDVVGTGSSRKSATNSVLWFFGDDVPYVPNKRAGGFCFGSKIAPIFYNTMEDAGALPIEFDVTNMNMGDVIDLYPHAGKVCKHGTDEVLTTFEMKTPVLLDEVRAGGRIPLIIGRGLTDKARAELGLGPTDLFKLPEAPVDTGKGYTLAQKMVGKACGLPEGKGVRPGTYCEPKMTTVGSQDTTGPMTRDELKDLACLGFSTDLVMQSFCHTAAYPKPIDVTTHHTLPDFIMTRGGVSLRPGDGIIHSWLNRMLLPDTVGTGGDSHTRFPMGISFPAGSGLVAFAAATGVMPLDMPESILVRFKGKMQPGVTLRDLVHAIPYFAIQAGLLTVEKKGKKNAFSGRILEIEGLDNLSIEQAFELSDASAERSAAGCTIKLSKESITEYLNSNITLLRWMIGEGYGDARTLERRAQAMEAWVANPELMVADADAEYAEIIEIDLADIKEPVLCAPNDPDDARLLSSVAGEKIDEVFIGSCMTNIGHFRAAGKLLDQVKGQLPTRLWLSPPTKMDAHQLTEEGYYGIYGKAGARMEMPGCSLCMGNQARVEPNSTVVSTSTRNFPNRLGDGANVYLASAELASVASILGRLPTVEEYMEYAGKIDSMAADVYRYLSFDQIAEFREAAANANIPVVQA from the coding sequence GTGCTTGAAGCCTACCGCAAACATATCGAAGAGCGTGCAGCACTGGGTATCGTTCCCCAGCCGCTTAACGCCGAACAAACTGCAGGCCTGGTCGAGCTGCTGAAGAATCCCCCGGCTGGCGAAGAAGCTTTCCTCGTTGACCTGATCACCAATCGCATTCCACCTGGCGTGGACGAAGCAGCCTATGTAAAGGCCGGTTTCCTGTCTGCCCTGGCCAAAGGCGAAGCAACTTCCCCTCTGATCGACAAGAAGCGCGCTGTTGAACTGCTCGGCACCATGCAGGGCGGCTACAACATCGTGACCCTGGTTGACCTGCTCGACAGCGCCGAACTGGCTCCAGTCGCTGCCGCTCAACTCAAGCACACCCTGCTGATGTTCGATGCGTTCCATGACGTCGCGGAAAAAGCCCGCAACGGCAACGAACACGCCAAAGGCGTGATTCAGTCCTGGGCTGACGGCGAGTGGTTCCGCAACCGTCCGACCCTGGCCGACAAGATCAGCCTGCGCGTGTTCAAGGTCACCGGCGAAACCAACACCGACGACCTGTCCCCTGCCCCGGACGCCTGGTCCCGCCCGGACATCCCGCTGCACGCCCTGGCCATGCTGAAAATGGCCCGTGAAGGCATCGTGCCTGACGCCCAAGGCGTTACCGGCCCGATGAAGCAGATCGAAGAAATGCGCGGTCAAGGCTTCCCTATCGCCTACGTCGGTGACGTGGTCGGTACTGGTTCGTCGCGTAAATCGGCAACCAACTCCGTACTGTGGTTCTTCGGCGACGACGTTCCTTACGTGCCGAACAAGCGCGCTGGCGGTTTCTGCTTCGGCAGCAAAATCGCTCCAATCTTCTACAACACCATGGAAGATGCCGGCGCACTGCCAATCGAGTTCGACGTAACCAACATGAACATGGGCGACGTGATCGACCTGTACCCGCATGCTGGCAAAGTCTGCAAACACGGCACCGACGAAGTCCTGACCACCTTCGAAATGAAGACTCCGGTGCTGTTGGACGAAGTTCGTGCCGGCGGCCGTATCCCGCTGATCATCGGCCGTGGCCTGACCGACAAGGCGCGTGCCGAACTGGGCCTGGGCCCAACCGACCTGTTCAAACTGCCTGAAGCACCTGTCGACACCGGCAAGGGCTACACCCTGGCACAGAAAATGGTCGGCAAGGCGTGCGGTTTGCCAGAAGGCAAAGGCGTTCGTCCTGGCACCTACTGCGAACCGAAGATGACCACCGTCGGTTCCCAGGACACCACCGGTCCTATGACCCGTGACGAACTGAAAGACCTGGCGTGCCTGGGCTTCTCGACCGATCTGGTGATGCAGTCCTTCTGCCACACCGCGGCTTACCCTAAGCCAATCGACGTGACCACCCACCACACCCTGCCAGACTTCATCATGACCCGCGGCGGCGTTTCCCTGCGTCCGGGCGACGGCATCATCCACAGCTGGCTGAACCGCATGCTGCTGCCGGACACCGTCGGTACCGGTGGTGACTCCCACACCCGTTTCCCGATGGGCATTTCGTTCCCGGCCGGTTCCGGTCTGGTTGCGTTTGCTGCTGCCACCGGCGTTATGCCGCTGGACATGCCGGAATCGATCCTGGTGCGCTTCAAAGGCAAAATGCAACCGGGCGTTACCCTGCGCGACCTGGTTCACGCCATTCCTTACTTCGCGATTCAGGCTGGCCTGCTGACCGTCGAGAAGAAAGGCAAGAAGAACGCTTTCTCCGGCCGCATCCTGGAAATCGAAGGCCTGGACAACCTGAGCATCGAACAAGCTTTCGAGCTGTCTGACGCCTCGGCTGAACGTTCGGCTGCCGGTTGCACCATCAAGCTGTCGAAAGAGTCGATCACCGAGTACCTGAACTCCAACATCACCCTGCTGCGCTGGATGATCGGCGAAGGCTACGGCGATGCACGTACTCTGGAACGTCGCGCTCAAGCGATGGAAGCCTGGGTTGCCAACCCTGAGCTGATGGTTGCCGATGCTGACGCCGAATACGCTGAAATCATCGAAATCGACCTGGCCGACATCAAAGAGCCTGTGCTCTGCGCGCCAAACGATCCGGACGACGCCCGTCTGCTGTCCAGCGTTGCTGGCGAGAAGATCGACGAAGTGTTCATCGGTTCGTGCATGACCAACATCGGTCACTTCCGCGCTGCCGGTAAACTGCTGGATCAGGTCAAGGGTCAGCTGCCAACCCGTCTGTGGCTGTCGCCGCCGACCAAAATGGACGCTCACCAACTGACCGAAGAAGGCTACTACGGCATCTACGGCAAGGCTGGCGCACGCATGGAAATGCCAGGCTGCTCGCTGTGCATGGGTAACCAGGCACGTGTAGAGCCGAATTCGACTGTTGTGTCGACTTCGACCCGTAACTTCCCGAACCGTCTGGGTGACGGCGCGAACGTTTACCTGGCTTCGGCTGAGTTGGCGTCCGTTGCTTCCATCCTGGGTCGCCTGCCGACCGTCGAGGAGTACATGGAATACGCTGGCAAGATCGACAGCATGGCGGCTGATGTTTACCGCTACCTGTCCTTCGACCAGATTGCCGAGTTCCGTGAAGCTGCTGCGAACGCCAACATTCCGGTCGTTCAAGCCTAA
- a CDS encoding tautomerase family protein, which produces MPLVRIDIKKHQDPTFAKRVGQLIYAAMHSTINVPENDNFQILAEHDENHFIYDPTFMGINRTDGLVIIQITLMEGRTTELKKLLYKTIAESLNTELGVRLEDVFINLVEVKRENWSFGNGIGQFAG; this is translated from the coding sequence ATGCCACTCGTTCGCATCGACATCAAAAAACACCAGGACCCGACCTTCGCCAAGCGTGTCGGCCAACTGATCTACGCGGCGATGCACAGCACCATCAACGTCCCCGAGAACGACAACTTCCAGATCCTCGCCGAACACGATGAGAACCACTTCATATACGACCCGACCTTCATGGGCATCAACCGCACCGATGGCTTGGTGATCATCCAGATCACGCTGATGGAAGGCCGCACCACCGAGCTGAAAAAACTGCTCTACAAGACCATTGCCGAGAGCCTGAATACTGAACTGGGCGTACGCCTGGAAGATGTGTTTATCAATCTGGTGGAGGTCAAGCGCGAGAACTGGTCGTTCGGCAATGGCATCGGTCAATTTGCTGGCTAA